From Saccharothrix espanaensis DSM 44229, the proteins below share one genomic window:
- a CDS encoding sensor histidine kinase gives MREWLVDRARAGWAALSRTTGPPPLPTTRNRVFDALLALLVALLSIEYATSGVDVRAPVIFLPEPLLPDFRVLPPDHPEERVGPVLLALVASVSLTARRRYPLAVLWVVTAMTVLASGDEARLTFYAVVIAVYSAALYSQYRVATLLGVGSAVAAAYALGDSRLPAVPQEYLALLIVVPIAFAANGMRTWKLRTDEGLAQMSALEEEQAEALRRAVEHERARIARELHDVVTHNVSVMVIQAGAARKVMAADPDQAREALLAVEAGGRAAMSELRHVMGLLAPDDEAADPLAPQPGLEQVAALVQRVRGTGLPVELDVAGTPRALPPGIGLAAYRVVQEALTNTVKHAAGASASVLVEYRPDRLRVEVTDTGGRPGAATGTGRGLIGLRERLSVYGGTLRTGPRTAGGFRVTALIPLDLIPSDLIPLEES, from the coding sequence CCGGGCCGCCGCCGCTGCCGACCACCCGCAACCGGGTGTTCGACGCGCTGCTCGCGCTGCTGGTGGCCCTGCTGTCGATCGAGTACGCGACCTCCGGCGTGGACGTGCGCGCACCGGTGATCTTCCTGCCGGAGCCGCTGCTGCCCGATTTCCGGGTGCTGCCGCCCGACCACCCGGAGGAGCGGGTCGGGCCGGTGCTGCTCGCGCTGGTCGCGTCGGTGTCGCTGACCGCGCGCCGGCGGTACCCGCTGGCCGTGCTGTGGGTCGTGACCGCGATGACCGTGCTGGCCTCCGGCGACGAGGCCCGGCTGACGTTCTACGCCGTCGTGATCGCCGTCTACAGCGCCGCCCTCTACTCGCAGTACCGGGTGGCGACGCTGCTGGGCGTGGGGTCGGCGGTGGCGGCGGCCTACGCGCTCGGCGACTCGCGGCTGCCGGCCGTGCCGCAGGAGTACCTCGCGCTGCTGATCGTGGTGCCGATCGCGTTCGCCGCCAACGGGATGCGCACGTGGAAGCTGCGCACCGACGAAGGGCTGGCGCAGATGTCGGCGCTGGAGGAGGAGCAGGCGGAGGCGCTGCGCCGCGCGGTCGAGCACGAACGCGCCCGCATCGCCCGCGAGCTGCACGACGTGGTGACCCACAACGTGAGCGTGATGGTCATCCAAGCCGGCGCGGCGCGCAAGGTCATGGCCGCCGACCCCGACCAGGCCCGGGAGGCGCTGCTCGCGGTCGAAGCGGGCGGCCGGGCCGCGATGTCCGAGCTGCGGCACGTGATGGGCCTGCTCGCCCCGGACGACGAGGCGGCCGACCCGCTGGCCCCACAACCCGGCCTGGAGCAGGTGGCGGCGCTGGTGCAGCGGGTGCGCGGCACCGGCCTGCCGGTGGAACTGGACGTCGCCGGCACGCCGCGCGCCCTGCCGCCCGGGATCGGGCTGGCGGCCTACCGGGTGGTGCAGGAGGCGTTGACCAACACCGTGAAGCACGCCGCCGGCGCGTCCGCGTCGGTGCTGGTCGAGTACCGGCCGGACCGGCTCAGGGTCGAGGTCACCGACACCGGCGGGCGGCCGGGCGCGGCGACCGGCACCGGGCGGGGCCTGATCGGGCTGCGCGAACGGCTCAGCGTCTACGGTGGCACCCTCCGGACCGGGCCGCGCACCGCCGGCGGGTTCCGGGTGACCGCCCTGATCCCCTTGGACCTGATCCCCTCGGACCTGATCCCCTTGGAGGAGTCGTGA
- a CDS encoding response regulator: MTRVVIADDQLLVRTGFRMILTADGIDVVGEATTGAEAVDAVRRTRPDVVLMDIRMPELDGLEATRRILTGAPGEPRVVILTTFDLDHYVYAALSAGASGFLLKDVTPEHLVSAIRMVRAGDALLAPTITRRLVERFAHRDTGVVHRDLASLTPRELEVLRLLAQGLSNAELAARLHLSEATVKTHVARILAKLDLRDRVQAVIVAYETGLVSPTAPA, translated from the coding sequence GTGACCCGCGTCGTGATCGCGGACGACCAGCTGCTGGTCCGCACCGGTTTCCGGATGATCCTGACCGCGGACGGCATCGACGTCGTGGGCGAGGCCACCACCGGCGCGGAGGCCGTCGACGCGGTCCGCCGCACCAGGCCCGACGTGGTGCTGATGGACATCCGGATGCCCGAGCTCGACGGGCTGGAGGCGACCCGCCGCATCCTGACCGGCGCGCCGGGGGAGCCCCGCGTGGTCATCCTGACCACCTTCGACCTGGACCACTACGTCTACGCGGCGCTGTCGGCGGGCGCGAGCGGGTTCCTGCTCAAGGACGTGACGCCGGAACACCTGGTCTCGGCGATCCGCATGGTCCGCGCGGGCGACGCGCTGCTCGCGCCGACGATCACCCGGCGGCTGGTGGAGCGCTTCGCCCACCGCGACACCGGTGTCGTGCACCGCGACCTGGCCTCGCTCACGCCGCGCGAGCTGGAGGTGCTGCGGCTGCTGGCCCAGGGGTTGAGCAACGCCGAACTGGCCGCCCGGCTGCACCTGTCCGAGGCGACGGTGAAGACGCACGTGGCGCGCATCCTGGCCAAGCTCGACCTGCGCGACCGGGTACAGGCGGTGATCGTCGCCTACGAGACCGGCCTGGTGAGCCCGACCGCGCCGGCCTGA
- a CDS encoding DUF4287 domain-containing protein: MSDAVRGPASYFPSIEKKYGKPIAEWQDLIRSSPLTKHLELVSWLKTEHGLGHGHANALVAHTLAEGK; this comes from the coding sequence GTGAGCGACGCGGTGCGGGGTCCGGCGAGCTACTTCCCGTCGATCGAGAAGAAGTACGGCAAGCCGATCGCCGAGTGGCAGGACCTCATCCGGTCCTCCCCGCTGACCAAGCACCTGGAGCTGGTCTCCTGGCTCAAGACCGAGCACGGCCTGGGCCACGGCCACGCCAACGCCCTGGTCGCGCACACGCTCGCCGAAGGCAAGTAG